The Pseudophaeobacter arcticus DSM 23566 genome includes a region encoding these proteins:
- a CDS encoding ArsR/SmtB family transcription factor translates to MTTPRFDIIGQALSDASRTRMLCELMEGRSFTNKELASAAGITAQTATAHLRMLQNAGLVLAEKRGRCVFHRLANAEVAGVLEQLAAIAPSSHLHLAQRRKAGDIAQLRSCYDHLAGPVAVALTGKFLDRDMLIEENGGFRACGHEIWQKLGVCLPQRPSAAEARQPFARPCMDWTERRLHVSGPLGKQILAHFFDQGWVTRNSHKRGLQITGLGSRALQEILDLHCEELINA, encoded by the coding sequence ATGACAACACCACGCTTTGATATTATTGGCCAGGCCTTGAGCGATGCCAGCCGCACCCGGATGCTGTGTGAGCTGATGGAGGGGCGGTCTTTCACCAACAAGGAACTGGCCTCGGCGGCGGGCATCACCGCCCAGACCGCCACGGCGCATCTGCGCATGTTGCAAAACGCCGGGCTGGTGCTGGCCGAGAAACGCGGCCGGTGCGTGTTTCACCGCCTCGCCAATGCCGAGGTGGCCGGGGTGCTGGAGCAGCTGGCCGCCATCGCGCCCAGCTCGCATCTGCATCTGGCCCAGCGGCGCAAGGCGGGGGATATTGCCCAGCTGCGCAGCTGCTACGACCACCTGGCTGGCCCCGTGGCGGTGGCACTTACCGGGAAATTTCTGGACCGTGACATGCTGATCGAGGAAAACGGTGGCTTTCGTGCCTGTGGCCATGAGATCTGGCAAAAGCTGGGCGTGTGCCTGCCACAAAGGCCCTCGGCTGCTGAGGCACGCCAGCCCTTTGCCCGCCCCTGCATGGATTGGACCGAGCGCAGGCTGCATGTCTCGGGACCGCTGGGCAAACAGATCCTGGCTCATTTCTTTGATCAGGGCTGGGTGACGCGCAACAGCCACAAACGCGGGCTGCAGATCACCGGGCTGGGGTCCCGGGCGCTGCAGGAGATTCTGGATCTGCATTGTGAGGAGCTGATCAATGCCTGA
- a CDS encoding leucyl aminopeptidase family protein codes for MAPCFAPVSDTAVPLYLMEQDQLQDWLQNQPKPFQDWVSANSFTAGCGQALLVPGGDGAASVALAGYGTAAQRMRQRFTLAAAAEKLPAGSYQLQTEAQGLARLDAETLSTECLGWLLSQYRFSRYKSTTPMAAGLIAPASVDQVAIESLAAAEWLTRDLINTPAADMGPAQLAEAVETLAAEFDASVGVISGADLLEANLPLIHTVGRAAEQAPRLIDLHWGSSGPKLTLVGKGVCFDTGGLNLKPGASMGLMKKDMGGAANVLGLARMIMAAALPIQLRVLIPAVENAVSGNAFRPGDVLPSRRGLTVEINNTDAEGRLVLADALTLADEGSPDLVISMATLTGAARVAVGPDLAPFYTDHDADAAALAAQAGPQADPVWRMPFHTPYESMIEPDIADLDNAPAGGFAGSITAALFLRRFVGESRYMHFDIYGWTPSAAPARPKGGTGQGCRALFAALPDLLGL; via the coding sequence ATGGCCCCTTGCTTTGCACCAGTCTCTGACACTGCTGTCCCCCTCTATCTGATGGAGCAGGATCAGCTGCAAGACTGGCTACAGAATCAGCCCAAGCCGTTCCAGGACTGGGTTTCGGCCAATAGCTTTACGGCAGGCTGCGGTCAGGCTCTTTTGGTTCCGGGGGGCGATGGCGCGGCATCTGTTGCGCTGGCCGGCTATGGCACTGCTGCGCAGCGCATGCGCCAACGGTTTACGCTGGCTGCCGCCGCAGAAAAACTGCCCGCAGGTAGCTATCAGCTGCAGACCGAGGCACAGGGCCTTGCCCGCCTGGACGCCGAAACCCTGTCGACCGAATGCCTTGGTTGGCTGCTGAGCCAATACCGCTTTAGCCGCTACAAAAGCACCACACCGATGGCGGCAGGCCTGATCGCCCCGGCCTCTGTTGATCAGGTCGCGATCGAATCTCTGGCCGCCGCCGAATGGCTGACCCGGGATTTGATCAACACCCCCGCCGCCGACATGGGGCCTGCCCAATTGGCAGAGGCGGTCGAGACGCTGGCGGCGGAATTTGACGCCTCCGTCGGGGTGATCAGCGGCGCCGATCTGCTGGAGGCAAATCTGCCGCTGATCCACACCGTTGGCCGCGCGGCAGAGCAGGCCCCGCGTCTTATTGATCTGCACTGGGGCAGTTCTGGACCCAAGCTGACCCTGGTGGGCAAGGGCGTCTGCTTTGACACCGGCGGGCTGAACCTGAAACCCGGCGCCAGCATGGGGTTGATGAAAAAGGACATGGGCGGGGCTGCAAATGTTCTGGGTCTGGCGCGGATGATCATGGCAGCCGCGCTGCCAATTCAGTTGCGGGTGTTGATACCTGCAGTGGAGAACGCCGTCTCCGGCAATGCCTTCCGCCCCGGCGATGTGCTGCCCTCGCGCAGGGGGTTGACGGTTGAGATCAACAACACCGATGCCGAGGGCCGCCTGGTGCTGGCCGATGCCTTGACCCTGGCGGATGAGGGCAGCCCAGATCTGGTGATCTCGATGGCGACCCTGACCGGGGCCGCGCGGGTGGCAGTCGGCCCGGATCTGGCGCCGTTTTATACCGACCATGACGCGGATGCAGCCGCGCTGGCGGCCCAGGCAGGCCCACAGGCCGACCCGGTCTGGCGGATGCCCTTTCATACCCCCTACGAGAGCATGATCGAACCTGACATTGCCGATCTCGACAATGCGCCTGCGGGCGGTTTTGCCGGCTCGATCACCGCCGCGCTGTTCCTGCGCCGCTTTGTCGGCGAGAGCCGCTATATGCATTTTGACATCTACGGCTGGACGCCCAGCGCCGCTCCGGCCCGTCCCAAGGGCGGCACCGGACAGGGCTGCCGGGCGCTGTTTGCCGCCCTGCCCGACCTGCTGGGGTTGTAA
- a CDS encoding C40 family peptidase, which translates to MTKSASEFARIALPVVDLLRAPDGPRDRQLLCGEAVEVLEQNQGWARICAAKDGYQGYLPATALAPAQVNSHWISAPASHAYSAADFKSPEVAALSLGSQVLVSGREGRFAKTGQGYIPWVHLTPMDQRLSDPLSVAIGFLGTPYLWGGNSRFGIDCSGLVQVACLACGIACPGDSGPQERELGTLLPAGSAYQPGDLLFWKGHVAWVHDPNTLLHANVHAMAVALEPLEQAISRIADQGDGPVTAHRRLPQTG; encoded by the coding sequence ATGACCAAAAGTGCCTCAGAATTTGCCCGCATTGCCCTGCCTGTTGTTGATCTGTTGCGCGCCCCCGACGGGCCGCGCGACCGTCAGCTTTTGTGTGGCGAGGCGGTAGAAGTCCTGGAACAAAATCAGGGGTGGGCCCGTATTTGCGCGGCCAAGGACGGCTATCAGGGCTATCTGCCCGCCACGGCGCTGGCCCCGGCGCAGGTGAACAGCCATTGGATCAGCGCCCCAGCCAGCCACGCCTATAGCGCCGCCGATTTTAAATCCCCCGAAGTTGCAGCACTCAGCCTTGGCAGTCAGGTCCTGGTCTCTGGCAGGGAGGGGCGGTTTGCCAAAACCGGCCAGGGCTATATCCCCTGGGTGCATCTCACCCCGATGGATCAGCGCCTGAGCGATCCACTTTCCGTCGCCATCGGTTTTCTTGGCACGCCTTACCTTTGGGGCGGAAACAGCCGCTTTGGCATTGATTGCTCGGGACTGGTACAGGTGGCCTGCCTTGCCTGTGGCATTGCCTGCCCCGGCGACAGCGGCCCACAAGAGCGCGAATTGGGAACACTGCTGCCCGCCGGCAGCGCCTATCAGCCTGGTGATCTCTTGTTCTGGAAGGGCCATGTTGCTTGGGTCCACGACCCCAACACCCTGCTGCATGCCAATGTCCATGCCATGGCCGTGGCGCTGGAACCACTGGAACAGGCGATCTCCCGCATTGCCGATCAGGGCGACGGCCCGGTCACCGCCCACCGGCGGCTACCACAAACGGGCTGA
- a CDS encoding carbonic anhydrase, whose product MEFAKPLPSYLVTRYHGWKATSYAENRGWYRRLATEGQRPRAMVISCCDSRVHVTSIFGADQGEFFIHRNIANLVPPFAPDGDHHGTSATVEYAVTVLKVSHLIVLGHSQCGGVQGCIDMCKGHAPILEAKESFVGRWMDILRPKFDLVAEIEDEDHQARELERQAVVASLENLMTFPFIEEAVKDDNLSLHGLWTDIGEGGLECYDPKTGVFQQV is encoded by the coding sequence ATGGAATTTGCTAAACCTCTACCCAGCTATCTGGTCACCCGCTATCACGGCTGGAAAGCCACGTCCTATGCGGAAAACCGAGGATGGTATCGCCGCCTCGCGACTGAGGGGCAGCGGCCTCGGGCGATGGTGATCTCCTGCTGTGACAGCCGGGTTCATGTGACCTCGATCTTTGGCGCCGATCAGGGGGAGTTCTTTATCCATCGCAATATTGCCAATCTGGTGCCCCCCTTTGCGCCCGATGGGGATCACCACGGCACCAGTGCCACGGTGGAATATGCCGTAACCGTGCTGAAAGTCTCACATCTTATCGTCCTGGGCCATTCGCAATGTGGCGGCGTGCAGGGCTGTATTGATATGTGCAAAGGCCATGCGCCAATCCTGGAAGCCAAGGAAAGCTTTGTCGGGCGCTGGATGGATATCCTGAGACCCAAGTTCGATCTGGTTGCCGAAATCGAAGACGAAGACCACCAGGCGCGGGAGCTTGAACGTCAGGCGGTTGTGGCTTCGCTGGAGAACCTGATGACCTTTCCCTTTATCGAGGAAGCGGTCAAAGACGACAATCTAAGCCTGCATGGGTTGTGGACCGATATCGGTGAAGGTGGGCTGGAATGCTACGATCCCAAGACGGGTGTATTCCAGCAAGTTTGA
- a CDS encoding MFS transporter, with the protein MQAGLIMLCLAYVLSQFFRAFLGVLTTVLGQDIGATPSDLADASGMWFLSFAAMQLPVGWALDHLGPRRTSAWLLFLGGSGGAAVFALATSPFHVSMAMFFIGIGCSPVLMASYYIFARQYPAARFATLAALMLGMGSVGNLVASYPTAFAVEHLGWRATLWGLALASWLVAAGLFLTVQDPAKPEGGQKGSVLELLKMPVLWTIFPLMFVCYAPSGALRGLWIGPYLNDVYGLSTGEIGLAALAMGIAMVAGTFAYGPLDRIFGSRKWVIFGGNALAVLALGALITVDGAAVWLPVAVLALVGFLGGSFPVIIAHGRAFVPPHLVGRGVTLLNFFGIGGVGIMQFVSGRLHTNMAAADPAAPYLAIFGFFALSLAMGCVIYLFSRDRLD; encoded by the coding sequence ATGCAGGCTGGATTGATCATGTTGTGCCTGGCCTATGTGCTGAGCCAGTTTTTCCGTGCCTTTCTTGGCGTTCTGACCACGGTGCTGGGGCAGGATATCGGCGCCACGCCCAGTGATCTCGCCGATGCATCCGGTATGTGGTTTTTGTCCTTTGCGGCCATGCAGCTGCCGGTGGGCTGGGCGCTGGACCATCTTGGGCCACGCCGCACCTCTGCCTGGCTGTTGTTCCTGGGCGGTTCTGGTGGCGCGGCGGTCTTTGCGCTGGCGACATCGCCCTTTCATGTCAGCATGGCGATGTTCTTTATCGGCATTGGCTGTTCGCCGGTGCTGATGGCCTCTTATTATATCTTTGCGCGCCAATACCCGGCGGCCCGCTTTGCCACTCTGGCAGCGCTGATGCTGGGCATGGGGTCGGTGGGCAATCTGGTGGCCTCTTACCCGACAGCCTTTGCGGTTGAGCACCTTGGCTGGCGGGCGACGCTCTGGGGGTTGGCTCTGGCCTCCTGGCTGGTGGCCGCAGGTCTGTTTCTGACAGTGCAGGATCCGGCCAAACCTGAGGGCGGCCAGAAGGGGTCGGTGCTGGAATTGCTGAAGATGCCAGTGCTCTGGACGATCTTCCCTTTGATGTTTGTCTGCTATGCGCCCTCTGGCGCGCTGCGCGGGCTGTGGATTGGTCCGTACCTGAACGATGTCTATGGGCTGAGCACCGGCGAGATCGGGCTGGCGGCGCTGGCCATGGGCATTGCCATGGTGGCGGGCACCTTTGCCTATGGGCCGCTGGACCGGATCTTTGGCAGCCGCAAATGGGTGATTTTTGGCGGCAATGCACTGGCGGTGCTGGCCCTGGGGGCGTTGATTACAGTGGACGGGGCTGCGGTCTGGCTTCCGGTTGCGGTGCTGGCGCTGGTTGGGTTTCTGGGCGGCTCTTTCCCGGTGATCATCGCCCATGGTCGCGCCTTTGTGCCACCGCATCTGGTGGGGCGCGGCGTGACGCTGCTCAACTTCTTTGGCATTGGCGGCGTGGGAATCATGCAGTTTGTTTCCGGGCGGTTGCATACAAACATGGCCGCAGCGGACCCTGCGGCGCCCTATCTGGCGATTTTTGGCTTCTTTGCTCTGTCTCTGGCGATGGGATGTGTGATTTATCTGTTCAGCCGTGACCGGCTCGACTGA
- a CDS encoding DUF3095 domain-containing protein: MMHIAKFYESLPRQSHFASLTKPAAFTPLPDDWVICCSDIVDSTGLIAAGKYKTVNMVGASVIAAMQNALGGAAFPYVFGGDGTSFAVSAEQAATARLTLAQLRRWVQQEFNITLRVAVIALTEVRSQGLDVTVARHAVSANADYAMFSGGGLAWAEGQMKQGHSTIPADTGDTPPDLTGLSCRWNTIPARNGLILSLVMVPGPTATPAQFSQVAAEILTRTAALARGGHPVPAEGPGIALLPQGLDVEAQLTHGTGSVLLKRLTLMAGAMLTSWLFRRKKPMGQFDPNHYLAVMSANADYRKFDDGLKMTIDCTPDLHNEIKAILQQAQTAGHVRFGLHAQDEARLTCIVPSASRDDHVHFVDGAAGGYTRAAINMGKIRSN; encoded by the coding sequence ATGATGCATATCGCCAAGTTTTACGAATCTCTGCCCCGACAGAGCCATTTTGCCAGCCTGACAAAGCCTGCAGCCTTTACCCCGCTTCCCGATGACTGGGTTATCTGCTGCAGCGACATCGTCGATTCCACCGGGCTGATTGCGGCGGGGAAATACAAGACTGTCAACATGGTTGGGGCCTCGGTGATTGCGGCCATGCAGAATGCGCTCGGCGGCGCTGCCTTTCCCTATGTCTTTGGCGGCGACGGGACCTCGTTTGCGGTCTCAGCTGAGCAGGCCGCCACGGCGCGCCTCACGCTGGCCCAACTGCGCCGTTGGGTGCAGCAGGAGTTTAACATTACCCTGCGGGTTGCGGTGATTGCCCTGACCGAGGTGCGATCCCAGGGGCTGGATGTCACCGTGGCCCGCCACGCGGTCTCTGCCAATGCGGATTACGCCATGTTTTCAGGTGGCGGCCTCGCCTGGGCCGAAGGTCAGATGAAGCAGGGCCATTCCACCATCCCTGCGGACACAGGCGACACGCCTCCCGATCTGACCGGGTTGTCGTGCCGTTGGAACACAATCCCGGCGCGCAATGGGCTGATCCTGTCGCTGGTGATGGTGCCAGGGCCAACCGCAACACCGGCGCAGTTTTCCCAGGTGGCCGCAGAGATCCTGACCCGGACAGCGGCTCTGGCGCGGGGCGGCCACCCGGTCCCGGCCGAGGGCCCCGGCATCGCCTTGCTGCCACAGGGGCTTGATGTCGAAGCCCAGCTCACCCATGGCACCGGGTCTGTGCTGCTAAAGCGGCTCACCCTGATGGCAGGAGCCATGCTGACAAGCTGGTTATTTCGCCGCAAAAAGCCCATGGGGCAGTTTGACCCCAATCACTATCTTGCCGTGATGAGCGCCAATGCCGACTACCGAAAGTTCGACGACGGGCTGAAAATGACCATTGATTGCACGCCGGATCTGCACAACGAGATCAAGGCGATTCTCCAACAGGCCCAGACCGCCGGTCATGTCCGTTTTGGCCTGCACGCGCAGGATGAGGCCAGGCTCACCTGTATCGTGCCCTCCGCCAGCCGCGATGATCACGTGCATTTTGTCGATGGCGCCGCCGGTGGATACACCCGCGCCGCCATCAATATGGGTAAAATTCGAAGCAACTAG
- a CDS encoding DUF4139 domain-containing protein — MRFSLSLLSLLASSVASLAWADDITVNSRVAAVTVFPEMAEITRHAAFDLPAGQHRLILRNIPKSASMETLQIELSGATQTALLFREDGVPPRRADDPEVLAAEAVIKEVEARIQAVRDEASRAQTEAVAAQTAIGFLEQLGRNEGLAEAGAEALRDITRMIASEADAAGKQTLEAQIRARAIEERLEGLQEELAQAEQELAAIDREDEDRLYLVVEVAVAEAGPASLELRYLTEGEVASLPSYEWHLSTGETPEVTLKRGFGLQQGTGENWENVALTISTLQPGEQGSPSELYALRRRIEDPRPEPKMRNQAVADYIAAEAPAPMVEPVVVVEEASTPAWGADTSGPGVTYRFGYPVSLASGVDIVKLDMDALSTEVEVQAVAVPMRDDTAYRVAKTTNTFGEDLLPGYQVPMFVDGKLVTLVDFYGAAAGQEFQLGFGAIPGLQLTRTVLQKSEGERGMISRSNQQQEVVEISVENLTGETWPLRLLDRVPYSEQEELEITWSAQPSASEENVDKQRGILAWEFDLAPGADQLIRLETTLSWPEGKLLR, encoded by the coding sequence ATGCGTTTTTCCCTCTCCTTGCTGTCGCTGCTGGCCAGTTCGGTCGCCAGCCTTGCCTGGGCCGATGACATTACCGTCAACAGCCGGGTGGCTGCGGTCACGGTCTTCCCCGAAATGGCTGAAATCACTCGGCACGCCGCATTTGATCTGCCAGCCGGACAGCATCGTCTGATCCTGCGCAACATTCCCAAGAGCGCGTCTATGGAGACCCTGCAGATAGAGCTGAGCGGAGCAACCCAGACCGCGTTGTTGTTTCGCGAGGATGGCGTGCCGCCACGGCGCGCTGACGATCCAGAAGTGCTGGCGGCTGAGGCGGTGATCAAAGAGGTTGAGGCCCGTATTCAGGCGGTTCGCGATGAGGCCAGCCGGGCTCAAACTGAAGCTGTGGCTGCCCAAACCGCGATTGGTTTTCTGGAGCAACTGGGCAGAAACGAAGGGCTGGCCGAGGCCGGCGCGGAGGCCCTGCGCGATATTACACGGATGATTGCCAGTGAGGCAGATGCCGCCGGAAAACAGACGCTGGAGGCGCAGATTCGGGCGCGTGCCATTGAGGAGCGGCTGGAAGGTTTGCAAGAGGAACTTGCGCAGGCCGAACAGGAGCTGGCGGCCATCGACCGAGAGGATGAGGATCGGCTGTATCTGGTTGTCGAAGTCGCAGTGGCCGAAGCCGGGCCCGCCAGTCTGGAGCTGCGCTACCTGACCGAAGGCGAGGTTGCTTCCCTGCCAAGCTATGAGTGGCACCTGAGCACCGGAGAGACACCTGAGGTTACTCTGAAACGCGGATTTGGCCTGCAGCAGGGAACCGGGGAGAATTGGGAGAATGTCGCCCTCACGATCTCGACCCTGCAGCCGGGAGAGCAGGGATCGCCTTCGGAACTTTATGCTTTGCGGCGTCGGATTGAGGACCCCCGCCCAGAGCCCAAAATGCGCAACCAGGCGGTCGCAGATTACATTGCAGCCGAGGCGCCCGCGCCGATGGTGGAACCCGTGGTGGTCGTGGAGGAAGCCTCCACACCAGCCTGGGGGGCAGATACCAGTGGTCCGGGGGTGACCTATCGCTTTGGGTATCCGGTCTCTCTGGCCTCGGGGGTGGATATTGTGAAGCTTGATATGGATGCGTTGAGCACAGAGGTAGAGGTGCAAGCGGTTGCAGTACCAATGCGCGATGATACCGCCTATCGTGTTGCAAAAACCACCAATACATTTGGTGAGGATCTCCTGCCGGGATATCAGGTGCCAATGTTTGTCGATGGTAAGTTGGTGACACTGGTGGATTTTTACGGGGCCGCCGCTGGGCAGGAGTTCCAGCTTGGCTTTGGGGCTATTCCCGGGCTGCAACTGACGCGCACTGTCTTGCAGAAAAGCGAAGGCGAGCGTGGGATGATTTCGCGCAGCAACCAGCAGCAGGAAGTGGTCGAGATCTCGGTGGAGAACCTGACGGGAGAGACCTGGCCGCTGCGCCTGCTCGACCGGGTGCCCTATAGCGAGCAGGAAGAGCTGGAGATCACCTGGAGCGCCCAGCCCAGTGCGAGCGAAGAGAATGTCGACAAACAGCGTGGTATTCTGGCCTGGGAGTTTGATCTGGCGCCGGGCGCGGACCAGCTGATCCGGCTGGAAACCACCTTGAGCTGGCCCGAGGGCAAACTGCTGCGCTGA
- a CDS encoding aspartate-semialdehyde dehydrogenase codes for MGYRVVVVGATGNVGHEMLNILAERQFPADEVAVLASRKSLGTEVSFGEKTLKTQDLDTFDFTGWDMALFAVGSDATKIYAPKAAKAGCVVIDNSSLYRYDADVPLIVPEVNPEAIHGYAKKNIIANPNCSTAQMVVALKPLHDRAKIKRVVVSTYQSVSGSGKEAIDELWEQTKAIYNPTKEVPPKVYPKQIAFNVIPHIDVFLDDGSTKEEWKMVAETKKIIDKSIKVTATCVRVPVFVGHSESINIETEDFLDEDEARDILREAPGVMVIDKREDGGYVTPVECVGDFATFISRIRQDSTIDNGLNLWCVSDNLRKGAALNAVQIAELLGREVLKKG; via the coding sequence ATGGGTTATCGCGTCGTCGTCGTTGGCGCCACAGGCAATGTGGGCCACGAAATGTTGAACATCCTGGCAGAGCGCCAGTTTCCTGCGGATGAGGTTGCCGTTCTGGCCAGCCGTAAGTCGCTGGGGACCGAGGTGTCGTTCGGCGAGAAGACGTTGAAGACGCAGGATCTCGACACCTTTGATTTCACCGGCTGGGACATGGCGCTGTTTGCCGTGGGGTCTGACGCGACCAAGATCTACGCCCCCAAGGCCGCCAAGGCGGGCTGCGTGGTGATCGATAACTCGTCGCTGTATCGCTACGACGCCGATGTGCCGCTGATCGTGCCCGAGGTAAACCCCGAGGCGATCCATGGCTATGCCAAGAAGAACATCATCGCCAACCCCAACTGCTCGACTGCGCAGATGGTTGTGGCGCTGAAGCCTTTGCATGACCGGGCCAAGATCAAACGCGTTGTGGTCTCGACCTACCAGTCGGTCTCCGGCTCCGGCAAAGAGGCGATCGACGAGCTGTGGGAGCAGACCAAGGCGATCTACAACCCGACCAAAGAGGTGCCGCCAAAGGTCTACCCCAAGCAGATTGCCTTTAATGTGATTCCGCATATCGATGTCTTTCTCGACGATGGCTCCACCAAGGAAGAGTGGAAAATGGTCGCCGAAACCAAGAAGATCATCGACAAATCCATCAAGGTCACAGCCACCTGCGTGCGAGTCCCTGTCTTTGTCGGCCACTCTGAATCGATCAATATTGAAACAGAAGATTTTCTCGACGAAGACGAGGCCCGCGATATCCTGCGCGAGGCCCCCGGCGTCATGGTGATCGATAAGCGCGAAGACGGCGGCTATGTGACCCCGGTTGAATGCGTTGGCGATTTTGCCACGTTTATCAGTCGCATACGCCAGGATTCCACCATCGACAACGGCTTGAACCTCTGGTGTGTCAGCGACAATCTGCGCAAAGGCGCCGCTTTGAATGCGGTGCAAATTGCGGAACTTCTGGGCCGTGAAGTGCTCAAAAAAGGCTAA
- a CDS encoding DUF2794 domain-containing protein: protein MDPFPPSQGAPIPQQVAFDRREMSVILSLYGRMVAAGEWRDYGISCLRDLAVFSVFRRTAEHPLYRIEKHPKLRNRQGLYAVVGMDGQILKRGSDLKAVLRVLERKLIRAVK from the coding sequence ATGGATCCCTTTCCGCCCAGTCAGGGCGCGCCTATCCCGCAGCAAGTGGCCTTTGACAGGCGTGAAATGTCGGTGATCTTGTCGCTCTATGGCCGCATGGTGGCCGCCGGAGAGTGGCGCGACTACGGGATCTCCTGCCTGCGGGACCTCGCGGTGTTTTCGGTCTTTCGCCGCACCGCTGAACACCCGCTGTACCGGATTGAAAAACACCCCAAGCTGCGCAATCGCCAGGGGCTGTATGCGGTGGTGGGGATGGATGGCCAGATCCTGAAACGCGGCAGCGACCTAAAGGCGGTGCTGCGGGTGCTGGAGCGTAAACTCATCCGGGCGGTGAAATAG